The proteins below come from a single Chrysoperla carnea chromosome 1, inChrCarn1.1, whole genome shotgun sequence genomic window:
- the LOC123305577 gene encoding uncharacterized protein LOC123305577, producing MEVLTIARTTTRRPYSTSVLVNCVWVLVTIVSLILEECWSLRDVRLLVIPSAIERGENVIFLCQYDLEGAPLYAVSWYRGTHEFYRHTPSEIPAIKIFKTNGIYVDETLSNSTQVVLSDVSYSLSGNFSCEVTTDAPSFSTRTASSQLTVIDTPKRPPILMVERDRYTLGDILHANCTSPPSRPPADIIFKINGIKVSHPHSHK from the exons ATGGAAGTACTTACGATAGCAAGAACAACAACCAGAAGGCCTTATTCAACGTCTGTACTTGTTAATTGTGTGTGGGTTCTAGTTACCATTGTATCATTAATTCTAGAAG AATGTTGGTCTTTGCGTGATGTTCGATTACTAGTTATACCATCAGCCATTGAACGGGGTGAAAATGTTATATTCTTATGCCAATACGACTTAGAAGGTGCACCACTATATGCAGTCAGCTGGTACCGGGGTACACATGAATTCTATCGACATACTCCAAGTGAAATTCcagccataaaaatttttaaaacaaacggAATATATGTAGAT GAGACGCTATCAAATTCAACTCAGGTGGTTTTAAGTGATGTTTCTTATTCATTATCTGGTAACTTTAGCTGTGAGGTTACAACAGATGCTCCATCATTCTCCACACGTACTGCGTCGTCGCAACTGACTGTTATCG ACACACCGAAAAGACCACCAATATTAATGGTAGAACGAGATCGTTATACGCTGGGTGACATTTTACATGCCAACTGTACATCGCCACCTTCAAGACCACCTGctgatattatatttaagataAATGGCATAAAGGTTAGTCACCCACATTCACACAAATAG